One genomic region from Mytilus trossulus isolate FHL-02 chromosome 9, PNRI_Mtr1.1.1.hap1, whole genome shotgun sequence encodes:
- the LOC134683519 gene encoding uncharacterized protein LOC134683519, which yields MDIVIRLLFLFNIFCPCGTYSCRTHVCFNWKISSSELILTCKVDNLHLKVIIGDQYGNMQADCLPPRPFSKCDPYYKNGSITQNPKTNETIYIVKGKIDNYINGNWTCRHGTRKDVAYVEVTVLRIHDINKSIDCSHCVSQNYRNKTYPPGENCIHKALLTGTISVLASLIFSLCILPFVMIRFKTVDVCFIRICKCSYFIKQSKMILAWKRIFFGILTTVFLAFTVLLGWLDDKSCTSQWVVIGLGIVFGLINTLLFLQNNDSIGEGRHETLLQSIRPNEEEQAV from the exons GAACTTATTCATGCAGAACTCATGTTTGCTTCAACTGGAAAATATCTTCCAGTGAACTCATACTGACATGTAAAGTTGATAACCTGCATCTAAAAGTTATCATCGGAGACCAATACGGAAATATGCAGGCAGATTGTTTACCACCTAGACCATTTAGTAAATGTGATCCATATTATAAAAACGGGAGTATAACACAGAATCCAAAAACAAACGAAACTATCTATATAGTCAAAGGTAAAATTGATAACTATATTAATGGAAACTGGACATGTCGTCACGGTACACGAAAAGATGTGGCTTATGTTGAAGTTACAGTTTTAAGAATACATG ACATAAACAAAAGCATTGACTGTTCACATTGCGTTAGCCAAAACTATAGGAATAAAACATATCCACCAG gTGAGAATTGCATACATAAAGCGCTGTTAACTGGAACAATAAGTGTACTAGCGTCGTTAATTTTCAGTCTTTGCATATTACCGTTTGTTATGATTCGTTTTAAAACAGTAGACG ttTGTTTCATTAGAATTTGCAAATGTTCATACTTTATAAAACAATCAAAGATGATTTTAG cttGGAAAAGGATTTTCTTTGGCATTCTAACGACAGTATTTTTGGCGTTTACTGTACTGCTAGGTTGGTTGGATGACAAAAGCTGTACAT cTCAATGGGTAGTTATTGGTCTTGGGATAGTCTTTGGACTAATAAACACTTTATTGTTCTTGCAAAATAATG ATTCAATAGGCGAAGGACGTCATGAAACATTGCTGCAAAGTATTAGACCTAATG agGAGGAACAAGCAGtctga